A region from the Mycoplasmopsis bovigenitalium genome encodes:
- the gyrA gene encoding DNA gyrase subunit A — translation MEKDKELDKNLIEPDYIPDEELFVAFKEEPTPEIEEDEEEIPQNKEDYVVQSQIIDQPVDGLFPVDINKEMKNSFLEYAMSVIVSRALPDARDGLKPVHRRILYDMSELGITHSTQHRKSARIVGDVLGKYHPHGDSSVYEAMVRMAQDFSMRYPLVDGHGNFGSIDGDGAAAMRYTEARMSKVASEMLDGIKKNTVDFVDNYDASEIEPVVLPSRFPNLLVTGGSGIAVGMATNIPPHNLTESIDATIAVAKNPEISIDEIMQYLPGPDFPTGATILGTKGIQEAYKTGKGSIPIRSVAKVEEFKNGRSRIIVTEIPYEIKKTAIIEKIADLVKDKTIEGISDLRDESNREGIRIVIDVKRNANPYILLNKLYRQTNLQVNYNVNFVALVDGEPKLLNIKQAIEVYLKHQEDVVTRRLKFDLEKAKDKLHVLEGLKIAVENIDEVIAIIKKSRNDAEAQQSLAQRFSLSERQTKAIVDMRLGRLTSLAIDNMIQEMNELIAEIAKIEEILADHAKLIQLIIDELTLVKEKYGDARRTQIDFEAGDKITDEDLINKREVVITTSAKGYVKRIDLEEYKTQRRGGVGVTTMKTYDDDDVASLITCSTHTDLLLFSNHARVYRIRAHEVPELSKQSKGVPFVNLVPNLNTKDGEIIVSILPINEYKQTEFLFTVTKFGVIKKTSLDNYQTINANGKYAFKLRDNDELVRAIVVNDESLIMIANNEDRIVKFNSKDIRPMSRVATGVKGITLANEQIVNSASSSLEGELVLTIGSQGFGKLTHHEQFRLIKRGGKGVKGINAKSAGNIVFARFVNPTDELLIITTSGLTIRMLIKDISTIGRSGKGVKLINLKNKEKIQAVEVIKSSEEEDEEAAKKSSELIDLIKQQTQEYKVDEIDDEEFVDENDDENDLLA, via the coding sequence ATGGAAAAAGATAAAGAATTAGACAAAAATTTAATTGAACCTGATTACATTCCTGACGAAGAATTGTTTGTAGCCTTCAAAGAAGAACCAACCCCTGAAATTGAAGAAGATGAAGAAGAAATACCGCAAAATAAAGAGGATTATGTTGTTCAAAGTCAAATAATTGATCAACCAGTTGACGGTTTATTCCCAGTAGACATCAATAAAGAGATGAAAAACTCATTCTTGGAATACGCAATGAGTGTTATTGTCTCGCGTGCACTCCCTGATGCAAGAGACGGACTAAAACCAGTTCATAGACGTATTTTGTATGATATGAGTGAATTAGGTATTACTCATTCAACTCAACACAGAAAAAGTGCTCGTATTGTTGGGGATGTTTTGGGTAAATACCACCCTCACGGCGATTCATCTGTTTATGAAGCAATGGTACGTATGGCACAAGATTTTTCAATGCGTTATCCTTTAGTTGATGGTCATGGTAACTTTGGTTCAATAGATGGCGATGGGGCCGCTGCAATGCGTTATACAGAAGCAAGAATGAGTAAGGTTGCTTCTGAAATGTTGGATGGTATTAAGAAAAATACTGTTGATTTTGTTGATAACTATGACGCAAGCGAAATTGAACCAGTTGTTTTACCATCCCGTTTTCCTAATTTACTAGTTACAGGTGGTTCGGGTATTGCTGTTGGTATGGCAACAAATATTCCACCTCATAATTTGACCGAATCAATTGATGCTACTATTGCTGTCGCAAAAAATCCCGAAATTTCAATTGATGAAATAATGCAATATTTACCAGGCCCCGATTTTCCAACTGGAGCCACAATTTTAGGCACAAAAGGCATTCAAGAAGCATATAAAACCGGTAAGGGTTCAATTCCAATTCGTTCAGTCGCAAAAGTAGAAGAATTTAAAAATGGTAGAAGCCGAATAATTGTTACTGAAATTCCATATGAAATTAAAAAGACTGCAATCATTGAAAAAATTGCTGATTTAGTAAAAGATAAAACAATTGAAGGCATTTCTGACTTAAGAGATGAATCAAACAGAGAAGGTATTAGAATTGTTATTGATGTTAAAAGAAATGCCAATCCATACATTTTATTAAACAAACTTTATCGTCAAACAAACCTACAAGTCAATTACAATGTTAACTTTGTTGCACTTGTTGACGGTGAACCCAAATTGCTTAACATTAAACAAGCAATCGAAGTTTATTTAAAACACCAAGAAGATGTTGTTACAAGAAGACTTAAATTTGATCTTGAAAAAGCTAAAGATAAACTTCACGTTTTGGAAGGCCTTAAAATTGCTGTTGAAAATATCGATGAAGTAATTGCAATAATCAAAAAATCTCGTAATGATGCAGAAGCACAACAAAGTTTAGCGCAAAGATTTTCTTTAAGCGAAAGACAAACAAAAGCGATAGTTGATATGCGTCTTGGTCGTTTAACCAGTTTAGCAATCGACAACATGATTCAAGAAATGAATGAATTGATAGCTGAGATTGCAAAAATCGAAGAAATTTTAGCTGATCATGCAAAATTAATTCAATTAATTATTGATGAACTAACACTAGTTAAAGAAAAATACGGTGATGCAAGAAGAACTCAAATTGATTTTGAAGCTGGTGACAAAATCACTGATGAAGATCTAATTAACAAAAGAGAAGTTGTGATTACTACATCAGCCAAAGGTTATGTAAAAAGAATTGACCTTGAGGAGTATAAAACTCAAAGAAGAGGTGGTGTTGGTGTTACAACAATGAAAACCTATGACGACGACGATGTTGCTTCTTTAATTACTTGTTCAACTCATACTGATTTATTATTGTTCTCAAATCACGCTCGTGTTTATAGAATTAGAGCTCACGAAGTTCCTGAATTATCAAAACAATCAAAAGGTGTGCCATTTGTGAACTTGGTTCCAAATTTAAACACAAAAGATGGGGAAATAATTGTTTCAATTCTACCTATAAATGAATATAAACAAACAGAATTCTTATTCACTGTTACAAAATTCGGTGTTATCAAAAAAACCTCACTTGACAATTATCAAACAATTAATGCTAATGGAAAATACGCTTTTAAACTGCGTGATAATGACGAATTAGTTAGAGCAATAGTTGTCAATGATGAATCATTAATTATGATCGCTAACAACGAAGATCGAATTGTTAAATTTAACTCAAAAGATATTAGACCAATGTCTCGTGTTGCAACTGGTGTTAAAGGAATCACTCTAGCGAATGAACAAATTGTTAATTCTGCATCATCAAGTCTTGAGGGTGAATTGGTATTGACAATTGGCTCACAAGGTTTCGGTAAACTAACTCACCATGAACAATTTAGATTAATTAAGCGTGGTGGTAAGGGTGTTAAAGGTATTAATGCTAAATCAGCAGGTAATATTGTTTTTGCGCGTTTTGTAAATCCAACTGATGAATTATTAATTATTACCACAAGCGGTCTAACTATCAGAATGCTAATTAAAGACATTTCAACTATTGGAAGAAGTGGCAAAGGTGTTAAATTAATAAACTTAAAAAACAAAGAAAAAATTCAAGCTGTTGAAGTTATTAAGTCAAGTGAGGAAGAAGACGAAGAAGCAGCTAAAAAATCTTCAGAACTAATAGATTTAATTAAACAACAAACACAAGAATATAAAGTTGATGAAATCGACGATGAAGAATTCGTTGATGAAAATGACGATGAAAATGATTTATTAGCTTAA
- a CDS encoding MAG5620 family putative phospho-sugar mutase translates to MKDLLHLYSDRLYFKNVTEKTPIKYGSLTLLAYSIDLALNKNSKILVTILGKTQHQYIRKLSAFLQTKKHQIYTYDKPVSSSLWIDELAFKTNELDYLIKIFIDSKNQNAYIKILDKNLQSINKNLLEKIIQSYNENMVFKFDSTTAQSFNNIKYQTIVNSSTSKSGILKPFIGIRQRYKSKTYLFHQNNLNSFEISKSLLTNYPSDFIAKNKSLSIKKIKTLLYFFEAYFAREKISSIIHQNEIDKIDIFLRINNKFQLINSNLLAMIYLDFYLEEYKRAHVDISKFIVLIPHSANNGIKELLSQYNVGWEYFDEATYKDLLKNPNYVFVYNENNFIANPKYSNEFNNHYFITCLIWMINSYLNRNNLLSFKHNRIIECFGQYKQVNFQHKIVVKNIDHLIEFTKEFVKNKSLKNIQNCSAILSYEDSKFYLFKLSNLKNHEIIVYYDFAADKIKVITNLCYVYKFKPVFAFFWHIQS, encoded by the coding sequence ATGAAGGATTTGCTACATCTCTATTCGGATAGATTGTATTTCAAAAATGTAACCGAAAAAACTCCTATTAAATACGGATCACTAACGCTTTTAGCTTACTCAATTGATCTTGCACTTAATAAAAATAGCAAAATTTTAGTTACGATTTTAGGCAAAACTCAACATCAATACATACGTAAATTATCAGCTTTTTTACAAACAAAAAAACACCAAATTTATACATATGACAAACCCGTATCTTCATCTTTATGAATTGACGAATTAGCCTTTAAAACGAATGAATTAGATTACCTTATTAAGATATTTATTGATTCAAAAAATCAAAATGCTTATATTAAAATATTAGACAAAAATCTCCAATCAATAAACAAAAATTTACTTGAAAAAATTATTCAATCTTACAATGAAAATATGGTGTTCAAATTCGACAGCACCACTGCTCAGTCATTTAACAACATAAAATATCAAACAATTGTAAACTCAAGCACTTCAAAAAGCGGAATTTTAAAACCATTTATCGGCATAAGACAAAGATATAAATCTAAAACTTATTTGTTTCACCAAAATAATTTAAATAGTTTCGAAATATCAAAATCATTACTAACAAATTATCCAAGCGATTTTATTGCCAAAAATAAATCATTGTCAATAAAAAAAATTAAAACATTACTATATTTTTTTGAAGCGTATTTCGCTCGCGAGAAAATATCAAGCATAATTCATCAAAACGAAATTGACAAGATAGATATTTTTCTTCGAATCAATAATAAATTCCAACTAATTAATTCGAATTTACTGGCAATGATATATTTAGATTTTTATTTAGAAGAATACAAAAGAGCCCATGTTGATATTTCAAAATTCATTGTCTTAATTCCGCACTCAGCCAACAATGGCATTAAGGAATTATTGAGTCAATACAACGTGGGTTGAGAATATTTTGATGAAGCAACATATAAAGATCTGTTGAAAAATCCAAACTATGTTTTTGTGTACAACGAAAATAATTTCATAGCTAATCCTAAATACTCAAATGAATTTAATAATCATTACTTTATTACTTGTTTAATTTGAATGATAAATTCGTATTTAAATCGAAACAATTTATTGTCGTTTAAGCATAATAGAATAATAGAGTGTTTTGGACAGTATAAACAAGTTAATTTTCAACATAAAATAGTTGTTAAAAATATTGACCATTTGATTGAATTTACAAAAGAATTCGTAAAAAATAAATCATTGAAAAATATACAAAATTGTTCTGCAATTTTAAGTTATGAAGATAGTAAGTTTTACTTGTTTAAATTATCAAATTTAAAAAATCACGAAATAATCGTTTATTATGATTTTGCTGCTGATAAAATTAAGGTTATCACAAACCTTTGTTATGTTTATAAATTCAAACCAGTATTTGCATTTTTTTGACACATTCAAAGCTAA
- a CDS encoding IS1634 family transposase — protein MEKQDLMLFNVHGNKKGVLYKYVGWSNGFNKNPTRWFSLGNVEKLLEINENAIEIIKNKLKNFTRQDNPDKVKHALLHSIEKEKIQHTSICVGNELISEFIEKHNIFKQLKATRHKNMNEIFNFLVAKRIINPTSIYNSFNESDEYSTNIFSSKNSFYRLLDIVHENKDQLLFSINKLVESETKSKLDEIYFDSSTVYFESFSREGLRVPGYSKDAKFKEDQIVIGLACDKNGIPIYMKVFKGNTGDSRTMIPFILELETKFGIKNITIIADRGMSTNANIRFLEQRGHNFIISYRAKSGSQNFKNWILDREGYIGDSEFRYKETEYESNWKNTRFNGKLRRRIVTYSKTRAKKDREDRGILIDNFRKKQDKSGYVDSTKMLGTKKCKFFKQISKFKFELDFEKVTKDSEFDGIYVYETNISNISAEKIIEKYANQWKIETNFRALKSFLQIRPVYVRLDEHIIAHSILCFISLVLLKLITYKINKFYEDYGVIDHLSEQKLINILSKLRERVDINSKTKEIIKRQREDSKTIKDIWSEYDLIKKIVIKK, from the coding sequence ATGGAAAAACAAGATTTGATGCTATTTAATGTTCATGGAAATAAAAAGGGCGTTTTATATAAATATGTTGGCTGGTCAAACGGATTCAATAAAAATCCAACAAGATGGTTTAGTTTAGGAAATGTAGAAAAACTACTTGAAATTAACGAAAACGCAATCGAGATAATAAAAAACAAACTTAAAAACTTCACTAGACAGGATAATCCAGATAAAGTTAAACATGCGCTTCTACACTCGATTGAAAAAGAAAAAATCCAACATACAAGTATTTGCGTTGGCAATGAATTAATAAGTGAATTTATTGAAAAACACAACATATTTAAACAATTAAAAGCCACAAGACATAAAAATATGAATGAAATATTTAATTTCTTAGTGGCGAAAAGAATTATTAATCCCACAAGTATATACAACTCATTTAATGAATCAGATGAATATTCAACAAATATCTTTTCTTCTAAGAATAGCTTTTATAGACTTTTAGACATTGTTCACGAAAACAAAGACCAATTGCTTTTTTCAATAAATAAATTAGTTGAATCGGAAACAAAAAGTAAATTAGATGAAATCTATTTTGATTCATCTACAGTGTATTTTGAAAGTTTTAGCCGCGAAGGACTTAGGGTTCCTGGGTATTCTAAAGATGCCAAATTCAAAGAAGATCAGATTGTGATTGGTCTTGCGTGCGACAAAAATGGTATTCCTATTTACATGAAAGTTTTCAAGGGAAATACAGGGGATTCAAGAACAATGATTCCATTTATATTAGAACTTGAAACTAAATTTGGCATAAAAAATATAACAATTATTGCTGATAGAGGGATGAGTACAAATGCAAATATCCGTTTTTTAGAACAAAGAGGACACAATTTTATAATCTCATATAGAGCAAAATCTGGTAGTCAGAATTTTAAAAATTGGATTTTAGATCGCGAAGGATACATTGGAGATTCTGAATTTAGATACAAAGAAACAGAATATGAATCTAATTGAAAAAATACAAGATTTAATGGTAAATTAAGAAGAAGAATTGTAACTTATTCAAAAACAAGAGCAAAAAAAGATAGAGAAGATCGCGGAATTTTGATTGATAATTTCCGTAAAAAACAAGACAAAAGCGGTTATGTTGATTCAACAAAAATGTTGGGTACAAAAAAATGCAAATTCTTTAAACAAATATCTAAGTTTAAATTTGAATTAGACTTTGAAAAAGTCACAAAAGATTCTGAATTTGATGGTATCTATGTTTATGAAACAAATATTTCAAATATTTCTGCTGAAAAAATCATTGAAAAGTACGCGAACCAATGAAAAATTGAAACAAATTTTAGAGCATTAAAAAGTTTTTTACAAATTAGACCGGTTTATGTGAGACTAGACGAACACATAATAGCACACTCAATATTATGTTTTATATCACTTGTTTTATTAAAACTTATTACTTATAAGATAAACAAGTTTTATGAGGATTATGGTGTAATTGACCATTTATCTGAACAAAAACTTATTAATATATTATCCAAACTAAGAGAAAGAGTTGATATCAACTCAAAAACAAAAGAAATCATTAAAAGACAAAGAGAAGATTCGAAAACAATAAAAGATATTTGAAGCGAATATGATCTTATTAAAAAAATTGTAATTAAAAAATAG
- the rpsD gene encoding 30S ribosomal protein S4, giving the protein MMRYTGPVFKKARRYGFSILETGKEFSKGKKRTYAPGQHGNKRVKLSDYGLHLYEKQKVKFVYGMSEKQLRKFFERATKIKGILGTNLIQLLESRLDNLVYRAGFANTRRQARQLVAHNHFTVDGKKANIPSMTIKVGQVIALKEKSQKNVQILANLEAKLTASWITLKDFAAKLDRLPERTEVLPEIKENLVVEFYSK; this is encoded by the coding sequence ATTATGAGATATACAGGTCCTGTATTTAAAAAAGCTCGTCGTTACGGTTTTTCTATTTTAGAAACTGGAAAAGAATTCTCAAAAGGTAAAAAGAGAACTTATGCTCCAGGTCAACACGGAAACAAAAGAGTTAAATTATCTGACTATGGTCTACACTTATACGAAAAACAAAAAGTTAAATTTGTTTACGGAATGAGTGAAAAACAATTAAGAAAATTCTTTGAAAGAGCTACAAAAATTAAAGGTATTTTAGGTACAAACTTAATTCAACTTCTTGAATCACGTTTAGATAACTTGGTTTACCGTGCTGGTTTTGCTAATACAAGAAGACAAGCTCGTCAACTTGTTGCTCACAACCACTTTACAGTTGATGGCAAAAAAGCAAATATCCCATCAATGACAATTAAAGTTGGTCAAGTTATTGCTCTTAAAGAAAAATCACAAAAAAATGTACAAATCCTTGCTAATCTAGAAGCAAAACTAACTGCTTCATGAATTACTTTAAAAGATTTTGCTGCTAAATTAGATCGTCTACCTGAAAGAACAGAAGTATTACCAGAAATTAAAGAAAACTTAGTTGTTGAGTTCTATTCAAAATAG
- the rpmE gene encoding 50S ribosomal protein L31, with the protein MKKDIHPQHNRVNVVCSTCNTEFSFGTTKTAISVDVCSGCHVAYTGDRAKTKATGMIDKFNQRLAKSNQK; encoded by the coding sequence ATGAAAAAAGATATCCACCCACAACACAATAGAGTTAATGTAGTTTGCTCAACTTGCAACACAGAATTCTCATTTGGTACTACTAAAACAGCTATTTCTGTTGACGTTTGCTCAGGCTGCCACGTTGCATATACAGGTGACAGAGCTAAAACAAAAGCAACAGGTATGATCGACAAATTCAATCAACGTCTTGCAAAATCAAATCAAAAATAA
- the hrcA gene encoding heat-inducible transcriptional repressor HrcA, whose protein sequence is MKNSPDFSLNDEKNKFLKLAIELYIETGQPVGSSTLIERYNIDCSSAKVRYILQELEQLGYLEKIHTSSGRVPSIMGYQYYASNLVVHDTQTLKEKIKDIFAKRRANVEDTVREACQVISDTVGITLVTSETNESATLKSIQLVPLTENDATIVLVTSFGEVSHRTVSLDTSKCDMNDLRIAIRIFKERLIDVPILKLRQTADSLAPILASQIKNYETILESMVNNVFDFELKNKNVVYGKDKIVLADEISRPDLSKILYLIENQSIWQTIENGIEDDSNLKISVRPDHSSIITKKINDEGKIKEISLVGSNRMDYQKSMAAIKLLEDLIIDKK, encoded by the coding sequence ATGAAAAATAGTCCGGACTTTTCTTTAAATGATGAGAAAAATAAATTTCTTAAATTAGCTATTGAACTTTATATTGAAACTGGCCAACCAGTTGGTTCAAGTACATTAATCGAACGATACAATATTGATTGCTCAAGTGCTAAAGTTAGATACATTTTGCAAGAATTAGAACAACTTGGCTACCTTGAAAAAATACACACATCAAGCGGTAGAGTTCCTTCGATTATGGGTTATCAATATTATGCATCGAATTTGGTTGTTCATGATACTCAAACATTAAAGGAAAAAATTAAGGATATTTTTGCTAAACGACGCGCAAATGTTGAAGATACAGTTAGAGAGGCTTGCCAAGTTATCTCAGACACAGTTGGTATTACACTTGTTACAAGTGAAACCAACGAATCAGCAACACTAAAAAGTATTCAATTAGTTCCTTTGACAGAAAATGATGCAACAATTGTTTTGGTAACTTCTTTTGGCGAAGTTAGCCATCGAACTGTTAGTTTGGACACAAGTAAATGTGATATGAATGACTTGCGAATTGCTATTAGAATTTTTAAAGAACGTTTAATTGATGTGCCAATTTTAAAACTGCGCCAAACAGCTGATAGTTTAGCGCCAATATTGGCTTCACAAATTAAAAATTATGAAACCATTTTAGAAAGCATGGTTAATAATGTATTTGATTTTGAACTTAAAAATAAAAATGTTGTTTATGGCAAGGATAAAATTGTTTTAGCTGATGAAATATCGCGTCCAGATCTAAGTAAAATACTTTATTTGATTGAGAATCAATCAATATGACAAACAATTGAAAATGGCATTGAAGATGATTCAAATTTAAAAATTTCAGTTCGCCCAGACCATAGTTCAATTATCACTAAAAAAATTAATGACGAGGGCAAAATTAAAGAAATTAGTCTTGTTGGTTCAAACAGAATGGACTATCAAAAATCAATGGCAGCTATCAAATTATTAGAAGACTTAATAATTGACAAAAAATAG
- a CDS encoding nucleotide exchange factor GrpE yields the protein MSKLEVKNGDIMRLDINAFWNNKTIDEFSPKLIEITIGEEKIVNGFDQEIIKSGLLKKYNFHLDLSSIKPDYKKVKFEVINKSFNHIKKLREQELKAQLIKNNLEAQKELILLKQKFNALENINETLKDKVRNLTNELNEGKRITVPQEEIDKIKLYALQKFFEDFSNPYSTFKLAVESGAQSNDQSVKTYVGGFTMLLNMLESVFSKHGLVIEKPNIGDDFDPKTQKAIDFVIDNNAEPGKIAKINSDAYLLNGRVIKYALVVLTKKGE from the coding sequence ATGAGTAAATTAGAAGTTAAAAATGGCGATATAATGCGTTTAGATATAAACGCGTTTTGAAACAATAAAACTATTGATGAATTTTCTCCCAAATTAATTGAAATTACAATTGGAGAAGAAAAAATAGTTAATGGATTTGATCAAGAAATAATTAAAAGTGGATTACTAAAAAAATATAACTTTCATTTAGATCTTTCTTCTATAAAACCTGATTACAAAAAGGTAAAATTTGAAGTTATAAACAAATCTTTTAATCATATTAAAAAACTAAGAGAGCAAGAATTAAAAGCGCAATTAATTAAAAATAACCTTGAAGCACAAAAAGAATTAATATTATTGAAGCAAAAATTCAATGCTCTTGAAAATATCAATGAAACATTGAAAGATAAAGTTCGTAATTTAACTAATGAATTAAATGAAGGAAAGAGAATAACTGTCCCTCAAGAAGAAATCGATAAAATAAAATTGTATGCTTTGCAAAAATTCTTCGAAGATTTTTCAAATCCATATTCTACATTTAAATTGGCAGTTGAATCTGGCGCACAAAGCAATGACCAGTCTGTAAAAACATATGTAGGCGGATTCACAATGTTACTAAATATGCTTGAATCAGTTTTCTCTAAACATGGTTTAGTAATTGAAAAACCAAATATTGGTGATGATTTTGACCCTAAAACTCAAAAAGCTATTGATTTTGTGATTGATAATAATGCAGAACCGGGCAAAATTGCAAAAATAAACTCAGATGCATACTTATTAAACGGTAGAGTAATCAAATATGCTTTAGTAGTTTTAACTAAGAAGGGAGAATAA
- a CDS encoding MscL family protein, with translation MFKKASKDAWNVVKRGNMFMLAIGLLLGAAFNELVKSLANDIIMPPIAKMIGTQSFEKWEWQGMMIGKFLGALIAFLITAAIIYIFLMIVFLIRGSIISWKNKRKPVEPEKLPEPTTEELILEELKKLNEKLSK, from the coding sequence ATGTTTAAAAAAGCAAGCAAAGATGCGTGAAATGTTGTTAAAAGAGGCAATATGTTCATGCTTGCAATTGGTCTTTTATTAGGGGCTGCGTTTAACGAATTAGTTAAATCATTGGCAAATGACATTATAATGCCACCAATTGCAAAAATGATTGGTACTCAAAGTTTTGAAAAATGAGAATGACAAGGTATGATGATTGGCAAGTTTTTAGGGGCTTTAATTGCCTTTCTAATAACCGCAGCAATTATTTACATATTTTTAATGATTGTGTTCTTAATCAGAGGTTCTATAATCTCTTGAAAAAACAAAAGAAAACCAGTTGAACCCGAAAAATTACCTGAACCAACTACTGAAGAATTGATTTTGGAAGAACTTAAAAAACTTAACGAAAAACTTAGCAAATAA